The genomic segment TAACGCAGTCTGTTAGTCTATTATTGCCTGCTTTTGAATCAGACATTCCGCCTAATCTTCGTTTCAATCTTACTAAACTTCCATTATTAAATGATATTCAACTTTGGAAAACAGCAAATTCGAGAATGAATAATAATCAACAGTTACGTCTGGAAGAATTGGCAGAATTACAAAAACATCGTTCTCTAACAAGAATTGAACAATCAGAACTTGATAATCTAATGAATGAAGCACAGCAAATTATGCTCTGTAAAGCAGAATCTCGACGTATTTTAGCTCAACGTGGGCATATTGTTTTCAAACCGATTGAGCATTAAAATGTCAATAAATTCTGAATTAAGGACACTCCTTGAAAAACGAGACAAAAGACGTTGTCTATACTGCCTAACCACAGAAGATAACTGCGGACTTAGAATGCATGTTGACCACATCATACCTGTATCGGTCGGTGGCAATACAATTCCTGAAAACTTATGCTTGGCTTGTTTTTCGTGCAATGTGTATAAAAGTGCAAAACAAGTCTGGAAAGATCCGTTGACTCAAGAAATTGTGACATTATTTCATCCGCTTAAACAGAATTGGATTGAACATTTTACTTGGGATGAAACCAAAACAAAAATAACAGGATTATCATCTTGCGGTCGAGCTACAATAGAAGCTTTGAAAATGAATAATTCCACAGTAGTCAATGCTCGAAAACGGTGGGTTAGTGCAGGTTGGCATCCGCCTGATCTATAACGTTCTGAATTTGTATTAAAAATATCAAACCAGCCTAACCCGGCGCTGATCGTGTTGCGACATGAAGTCGCTGATTTTATTGTTAATTATTGATTCTCATTAAACGAGAATCAAGCAAATTTAACCTGTCTTATTGCAGACAGTTTTCTACTCCGACATGCACTTACACCGCTGGTGTATATTGTATGAAGCTTGGAGGACAACGTAGCCCGTGTCCGTAAGGACTGGAGAGCAAACCGTGAGGGGGACTCAACTCTGGAAGCATCGAACTGGAGCGGGAGCCAGGAATGATGATATGGATAACACATGTGAACTGCTGATAAACGTCGTGAGCGCCAGTAAGCCAAAGATGCTGACAGGCTTGAACCAAAAAGGTAAGGGGTGTGGATGGAACGCTCACAATTCGCTCCACGCAATCTATGATTCCCCCGGCGGAAAGGCAGATCCTAAGTCATCGTGTAAAATCAGTGGAACATGGTAAGCCTGACTGTCTCCGCAAATGCGGAAACCGACCCGCAAGGGCAGGCCACAGGCAGGCAGGTATGGGAGGCTGGAAAAAGCGAATGCCGTGCTGTAATGGTGCGGACAGGGGTTCAAAATTTGCCCTGACTCGAAAGAGTGCAGACTTCCAGCAGGTGGCGAATTACGAGAAAGATTATAAAAGGTATAACCACAGTTGCACGGCAGACGATGGCAAAGACCATTGACGGCGCTGCGGGCGGGTAACCGCAAACTTAGTAATAATCCATATCGTAAAGGCAGTAAAGCTGAATGAGAAATATACAGGGAATAATGCCGGTCTGACTTGACAAAAGGAAAGAATGGCATTACAAGCGAAAATGGAATCTAACAGAAATACTGCCGGATGCTTCACGGCATTTTATCGCTGCTTGAGCCGTATGAGGTGAAAGTCTCACGTACGGTTCTTAGGGGGGAAGGGAGCAGCAATGCTCCTGACCTACCCGGCTTGCGACATGAAGTCGCTGATTTTATTGTTAATATATGATTCTCATTAAATGAGAATCAAGTAAAATTAACCTGTCTTATTGCAGACAGTTTCCTATTCCGACATGCACTTTCACCGCTGGTGTCTGATGTATGAAGCTTGGAGGACAACGTGAGCAACGTGTCCGTAAGGACTGGAGAGCAAACCGTGAGGGGGACTCAACTCTGGAAGCATCGAACCGGAGCGGGAGCCAGGAATGATGATATGGATAACACATGTGAACTGCTGATAAACGTCGTGAGCGCCAGTAAGCCAAAGATGCTGACAGGCTTGAACCAAAAAGGTAAGGGGTGTGCGACATGAAGTCATTGATTTTATTGTTAAATCTGCCATTTTAGGCAGAAATTTAACCTGCTTTACTACAAGCAGTTTCTTACTTTGACATGCGGAATTGGTAACGGTTCTGTATGAAGCTCAGAGGACAATGAAGCCCGAAGCCGCAAGGCTTGGAGAGCGAGCCGTGAGGCAGACTCAACTCCGGCAGCGTCAAGCTGGACAGGGAGCTAAGAAGAATGATATGGATAACATATGTGAATTGCCGTAACTGTCGTTACCTTTGAAAAGCCAAAGACGCTGTCAGGCTTTGACCAAAATGGTAAAAGGTATGGTCAATATGGTGCCCCTTCATATTGCGTAGTCTGAGATTCCTTCGGCGGACAGGCAAGTCCTAAGTCATTTTGTAAAATCAATGGAACATGGAAAACCCGATTATTCCCGCACGGATTCATGCTGTGCGGAAAGCAGTCCGCAAGGAGTGCCGATGGATAAGCGGGCATAGGATGCTGGAAAAAGCGAATGCCGTCTTGTAATGAGGCGGACAGGGGTTCAAAATTTGCCCTGACTCGAAAGAGTGCAGACTTCCAGCAGGTGGCGAATTACGAGAAAGATTATAAAAGGTATAACCACAGTTGCACGGCAGACGATGGCAAAGACCATTGACGGCGCTGCGGGCGGGTAACCGCAAACTTAGTAATAATCCATATCGTAAAGGCAGTAAAGCTGAATGAGAAATATACAGGGAATAATGCCGGTCTGACTTGACAAAGGGAAAAATGGCATTACAAGCGAGAATGGAATCTAACAGAAATACTGCCGGATGCTTCACGGCATTTTATCGCTGCTTGAGCCGGATGAGGTGAAAGTCTCAAGTCCGGTTCTTAGGGGGCTTGGGGATGGCAACATCCCCCGGCTACCCGACGTGGATGGAGCGTTCGCGATTCGCTCCACGCAATCTATTATTCCCCCGGCGGATAGGCAGATCCTAAGTCATCGTGTAAAATCAGTGGAACATGGTAAGCCTGACTGTCTCCGCAAATGCGGAAACCGACCCGCAAGGGCAGGCCACAGGCAGGCAGGTATGGGAAGCTGGAAAAAGCGAATGCCGTGCTGTAATGGTGCGGACAGGGGTTCAAAATTTGCCCTGACTCGAAAGAGTGCAGACTTCCAGCAGGTGGCGAATTACGAGAAAGATTATAAAAGGTATAACCACAGTTGCACGGCAGACGATGGCAAAGACCATTGACGGCGCTGCGGGCGGGTAACCGCAAACTTAGTAATAATCCATATCGTAAAGGCAGTAAAGCTGAATGAGAAATATACAGGGAATAATGCCGGTCTGACTTGACAAAGGGAAAAATGGCATTACAAGCGAAAATGGAATCTAACAGAAATACTGCCGGATGCTTCACGGCATTTTATCGCTGCTTGAGCCGTATGAGGTGAAAGTCTCACGTACGGTTCTTAGGGGGGAAGGGAGCAGCAATGCTCCTGACCTACCCGGCACAAGAAAAATCCGAGACAGTAGGAACAGTTAAATGCCTGTAAAAACTGTCATTATTACCCAGCGGGTGACCATTTTAATACCCCTTTGCGAAGCTTGCTTCAGCATCCGGGAATATACATATGTCCCTCATCATTTGCAGTGCTTGCTCTGGCGCTTGATTGAAACAAATGTATAATGATAGTCCCGCCTGATTAAAGTTTAGCCAACAGGTCAGTAGCGAAGTCCGAGGGTAAACCCGGTAACGGGAGTCCGAAGCCGGACGGAGTGAGGATACAGGCCGTGTGATTGAGCCCCGAAAAGGGTATAGTCGTGGACATTGGATAAGCTCTTGAGTTTAAGAGCAAAAGCCGACGCCGTTCAGCGGTGTGGAAGGCAGCAGACCTTGATGCGATATGGCGGGCAGCAGGGTTTCCACCGGGGTCAGAGAGCAGGGCATGTATTCAAAGGGGTAATTCGGGAACTTGTGAGAGCCATGCGTACTCCATGCGGATAAAACAAAGGTAACAGGAAATCCGGTCAGAAGACG from the Desulfonema limicola genome contains:
- a CDS encoding HNH endonuclease, which codes for MSINSELRTLLEKRDKRRCLYCLTTEDNCGLRMHVDHIIPVSVGGNTIPENLCLACFSCNVYKSAKQVWKDPLTQEIVTLFHPLKQNWIEHFTWDETKTKITGLSSCGRATIEALKMNNSTVVNARKRWVSAGWHPPDL